The following are encoded in a window of Pangasianodon hypophthalmus isolate fPanHyp1 chromosome 14, fPanHyp1.pri, whole genome shotgun sequence genomic DNA:
- the LOC113532713 gene encoding aldehyde dehydrogenase family 3 member A2 isoform X2 — protein sequence MSQEQLVVQQARKAFQTGRSKPLEFRVQQLKNLQRFISEKQKDITDALKKDLCKSENGTLLYEIFGLEGEIKLALSKLEEWAAPRPVARNLITISDEVYIRPEPLGVVLIIGAWNYPIAVTLQPLVGAIAAGNAAVVKPSEVSSHTAKVMELLHMYLDLEMYHVVTGGVPETQELLKQRFDHIFYTGNSTVGKLVMEAAAHHLTPVTLELGGKSPCFIDKGCDLRIACRRITWGKYVNCGQTCIAPDYILCEPSIQDKVVEEIRKCIQEFYTNDPKTFTDYGRIINQRHFKRIMALMEGSTVAIGGGHDESQCYIAPTVLKDVTPQSKVMQEEIFGPVLPIVPVNGLSEAIQFINEREKPLAIYVFSSSKKVIKKMMLETSSGALLANDCLVHYTISDLPFGGVGNSGTGHYHGKYTFDQLSHLRSCLIKNLNMERLNLIRYPPHTAEKLRWARMLLIKQVNMKRWRQLAQVAMFAALAAFVVQRFLR from the exons ATGTCTCAGGAGCAGCTGGTGGTTCAGCAGGCCAGGAAGGCTTTTCAAACAGGGAGATCTAAACCGCTGGAGTTCAGAGTGCAGCAGCTGAAAAACCTGCAGCgtttcatttcagaaaaacaaaaggatATCACTGATGCCCTCAAGAAGGACCTGTGCAAG AGCGAGAATGGAACGCTGCTGTATGAGATCTTCGGCCTTGAGGGCGAGATCAAGCTCGCCCTGAGCAAACTGGAAGAGTGGGCAGCCCCTCGTCCTGTGGCTAGAAATCTTATCACCATCTCTGATGAGGTTTACATCCGGCCAGAACCTCTCGGTGTGGTGCTTATTATCGGAGCTTGGAATTATCCGATAGCTGTGACACTACAGCCGCTTGTAGGAGCCATTGCTGCTG GTAATGCAGCAGTTGTGAAGCCATCAGAGGTCAGCTCTCACACTGCCAAGGTCATGGAGCTCCTGCACATGTACCTGGACCTG GAGATGTACCATGTGGTGACCGGAGGAGTTCCTGAAACCCAGGAGTTGCTCAAGCAGCGTTTCGATCACATCTTCTACACAGGAAACAGCACAGTGGGGAAACTGGTTATGGAAGCAGCTGCACACCACCTCACACCAGTCACTCTGGAGCTGGGGGGGAAAAGTCCCTGCTTTATCGATAAAGGCTGTGACCTCCGAATAGCCTGCCG CCGCATCACATGGGGGAAGTATGTTAACTGTGGTCAGACCTGCATTGCCCCTGATTACATCCTTTGTGAACCTAGCATCCAGGACAAAGTGGTGGAGGAGATTAGAAAATGCATTCAG GAATTTTATACAAATGATCCTAAGACCTTCACAGACTATGGACGCATCATCAATCAGCGGCATTTCAAGAGGATAATGGCTCTCATGGAGGGTAGCACAGTGGCTATAGGCGGAGGACATGATGAATCCCAGTGCTACATTG CTCCCACCGTCCTAAAAGATGTAACCCCACAATCAAAGGTGATGCAGGAGGAGATCTTCGGGCCTGTACTGCCCATCGTCCCTGTAAATGGACTGAGCGAAGCCATCCAGTTCATTAATGAAAGAGAGAAGCCTTTGGCGATATATGTCTTCTCTTCCAGTAAGAAG gtAATAAAAAAGATGATGTTGGAAACGTCCAGTGGAGCGTTATTAGCCAATGACTGCCTTGTTCACTATACCATCAGTGACCTGCCTTTTGGTGGTGTTG GTAACAGCGGGACCGGTCACTACCACGGCAAATACACGTTTGATCAGTTGAGTCACTTGCGCAGCTGCCTCATTAAAAATCTGAACATGGAAAGGCTCAACCTGATCCGCTACCCGCCTCACACGGCAGAGAAACTCCGCTGGGCCCGAATGCTCCTCATCAAGCAGGTGAACATGAAACGCTGGCGACAGTTGGCGCAAGTTGCTATGTTTGCGGCGCTGGCAGCTTTTGTTGTGCAG AGGTTCTTGCGATAA
- the LOC113532713 gene encoding aldehyde dehydrogenase family 3 member A2 isoform X1, producing MLIKMSQEQLVVQQARKAFQTGRSKPLEFRVQQLKNLQRFISEKQKDITDALKKDLCKSENGTLLYEIFGLEGEIKLALSKLEEWAAPRPVARNLITISDEVYIRPEPLGVVLIIGAWNYPIAVTLQPLVGAIAAGNAAVVKPSEVSSHTAKVMELLHMYLDLEMYHVVTGGVPETQELLKQRFDHIFYTGNSTVGKLVMEAAAHHLTPVTLELGGKSPCFIDKGCDLRIACRRITWGKYVNCGQTCIAPDYILCEPSIQDKVVEEIRKCIQEFYTNDPKTFTDYGRIINQRHFKRIMALMEGSTVAIGGGHDESQCYIAPTVLKDVTPQSKVMQEEIFGPVLPIVPVNGLSEAIQFINEREKPLAIYVFSSSKKVIKKMMLETSSGALLANDCLVHYTISDLPFGGVGNSGTGHYHGKYTFDQLSHLRSCLIKNLNMERLNLIRYPPHTAEKLRWARMLLIKQVNMKRWRQLAQVAMFAALAAFVVQRFLR from the exons ATGTCTCAGGAGCAGCTGGTGGTTCAGCAGGCCAGGAAGGCTTTTCAAACAGGGAGATCTAAACCGCTGGAGTTCAGAGTGCAGCAGCTGAAAAACCTGCAGCgtttcatttcagaaaaacaaaaggatATCACTGATGCCCTCAAGAAGGACCTGTGCAAG AGCGAGAATGGAACGCTGCTGTATGAGATCTTCGGCCTTGAGGGCGAGATCAAGCTCGCCCTGAGCAAACTGGAAGAGTGGGCAGCCCCTCGTCCTGTGGCTAGAAATCTTATCACCATCTCTGATGAGGTTTACATCCGGCCAGAACCTCTCGGTGTGGTGCTTATTATCGGAGCTTGGAATTATCCGATAGCTGTGACACTACAGCCGCTTGTAGGAGCCATTGCTGCTG GTAATGCAGCAGTTGTGAAGCCATCAGAGGTCAGCTCTCACACTGCCAAGGTCATGGAGCTCCTGCACATGTACCTGGACCTG GAGATGTACCATGTGGTGACCGGAGGAGTTCCTGAAACCCAGGAGTTGCTCAAGCAGCGTTTCGATCACATCTTCTACACAGGAAACAGCACAGTGGGGAAACTGGTTATGGAAGCAGCTGCACACCACCTCACACCAGTCACTCTGGAGCTGGGGGGGAAAAGTCCCTGCTTTATCGATAAAGGCTGTGACCTCCGAATAGCCTGCCG CCGCATCACATGGGGGAAGTATGTTAACTGTGGTCAGACCTGCATTGCCCCTGATTACATCCTTTGTGAACCTAGCATCCAGGACAAAGTGGTGGAGGAGATTAGAAAATGCATTCAG GAATTTTATACAAATGATCCTAAGACCTTCACAGACTATGGACGCATCATCAATCAGCGGCATTTCAAGAGGATAATGGCTCTCATGGAGGGTAGCACAGTGGCTATAGGCGGAGGACATGATGAATCCCAGTGCTACATTG CTCCCACCGTCCTAAAAGATGTAACCCCACAATCAAAGGTGATGCAGGAGGAGATCTTCGGGCCTGTACTGCCCATCGTCCCTGTAAATGGACTGAGCGAAGCCATCCAGTTCATTAATGAAAGAGAGAAGCCTTTGGCGATATATGTCTTCTCTTCCAGTAAGAAG gtAATAAAAAAGATGATGTTGGAAACGTCCAGTGGAGCGTTATTAGCCAATGACTGCCTTGTTCACTATACCATCAGTGACCTGCCTTTTGGTGGTGTTG GTAACAGCGGGACCGGTCACTACCACGGCAAATACACGTTTGATCAGTTGAGTCACTTGCGCAGCTGCCTCATTAAAAATCTGAACATGGAAAGGCTCAACCTGATCCGCTACCCGCCTCACACGGCAGAGAAACTCCGCTGGGCCCGAATGCTCCTCATCAAGCAGGTGAACATGAAACGCTGGCGACAGTTGGCGCAAGTTGCTATGTTTGCGGCGCTGGCAGCTTTTGTTGTGCAG AGGTTCTTGCGATAA
- the LOC113532713 gene encoding aldehyde dehydrogenase family 3 member A2 isoform X3: MELLHMYLDLEMYHVVTGGVPETQELLKQRFDHIFYTGNSTVGKLVMEAAAHHLTPVTLELGGKSPCFIDKGCDLRIACRRITWGKYVNCGQTCIAPDYILCEPSIQDKVVEEIRKCIQEFYTNDPKTFTDYGRIINQRHFKRIMALMEGSTVAIGGGHDESQCYIAPTVLKDVTPQSKVMQEEIFGPVLPIVPVNGLSEAIQFINEREKPLAIYVFSSSKKVIKKMMLETSSGALLANDCLVHYTISDLPFGGVGNSGTGHYHGKYTFDQLSHLRSCLIKNLNMERLNLIRYPPHTAEKLRWARMLLIKQVNMKRWRQLAQVAMFAALAAFVVQRFLR, from the exons ATGGAGCTCCTGCACATGTACCTGGACCTG GAGATGTACCATGTGGTGACCGGAGGAGTTCCTGAAACCCAGGAGTTGCTCAAGCAGCGTTTCGATCACATCTTCTACACAGGAAACAGCACAGTGGGGAAACTGGTTATGGAAGCAGCTGCACACCACCTCACACCAGTCACTCTGGAGCTGGGGGGGAAAAGTCCCTGCTTTATCGATAAAGGCTGTGACCTCCGAATAGCCTGCCG CCGCATCACATGGGGGAAGTATGTTAACTGTGGTCAGACCTGCATTGCCCCTGATTACATCCTTTGTGAACCTAGCATCCAGGACAAAGTGGTGGAGGAGATTAGAAAATGCATTCAG GAATTTTATACAAATGATCCTAAGACCTTCACAGACTATGGACGCATCATCAATCAGCGGCATTTCAAGAGGATAATGGCTCTCATGGAGGGTAGCACAGTGGCTATAGGCGGAGGACATGATGAATCCCAGTGCTACATTG CTCCCACCGTCCTAAAAGATGTAACCCCACAATCAAAGGTGATGCAGGAGGAGATCTTCGGGCCTGTACTGCCCATCGTCCCTGTAAATGGACTGAGCGAAGCCATCCAGTTCATTAATGAAAGAGAGAAGCCTTTGGCGATATATGTCTTCTCTTCCAGTAAGAAG gtAATAAAAAAGATGATGTTGGAAACGTCCAGTGGAGCGTTATTAGCCAATGACTGCCTTGTTCACTATACCATCAGTGACCTGCCTTTTGGTGGTGTTG GTAACAGCGGGACCGGTCACTACCACGGCAAATACACGTTTGATCAGTTGAGTCACTTGCGCAGCTGCCTCATTAAAAATCTGAACATGGAAAGGCTCAACCTGATCCGCTACCCGCCTCACACGGCAGAGAAACTCCGCTGGGCCCGAATGCTCCTCATCAAGCAGGTGAACATGAAACGCTGGCGACAGTTGGCGCAAGTTGCTATGTTTGCGGCGCTGGCAGCTTTTGTTGTGCAG AGGTTCTTGCGATAA